Sequence from the Amycolatopsis sp. NBC_00345 genome:
ATCGGCGTGCCGAGCTTGAGCGTCGCCGAGCCGGCGGCGCCCGCGGTGTAGTTCGGGATGCTGGAGGTCGGGATCTGCGAGATGACCACCGTGATCGGGCCGCCGGCCGGGTAGATCGTCTCCGGGATGTCGAGCCCGGTGGCGGCCGGCTGCGAGAGGGTGCCGGCGGTCGCCGTCACGGGAACCGAGGCCGAGCCGCGGATCCCGTCGAGGCCGACGGCGGTGAGCAGCGAGTGGACGGTCGCCGAGACCGTCGCGGTGCCGCCCACGTCGGTCGGCGTGATGGTGGTGCCCGACGGAACGGTGTCCGGCGCGCTGAGGTGCGCGGTGATCGCCACGGGCTGCGCCGGGATGCCCGGGAACGTGCAGGTGTAGGTGATCGCGGGGTTCGGGGTGGTGCCGGCCGAGTAGACGGTCGTGGCCGCCGCCGCCGTGCCGGCGGTGAGCACCGCGATGGCGCCCACGGCGATGCCGGTCAACGCGGCGCTCGTGGACAGCTTCCTGAGTCGGGACATGCCTGTCTCCTTGTTTCGGGTTTCACTTCCGCGGGGCCTACGTTTCGGCGCGGGCACAACGTGCTCACGAAATCCCCCCGGCTCGAGAGTAATCATCGAGCGCAGTAGGCTTTTGTGGATGGCGTCCGGA
This genomic interval carries:
- a CDS encoding DUF6801 domain-containing protein, which encodes MSRLRKLSTSAALTGIAVGAIAVLTAGTAAAATTVYSAGTTPNPAITYTCTFPGIPAQPVAITAHLSAPDTVPSGTTITPTDVGGTATVSATVHSLLTAVGLDGIRGSASVPVTATAGTLSQPAATGLDIPETIYPAGGPITVVISQIPTSSIPNYTAGAAGSATLKLGTPISAALQFHKASDGSWANWTMNCTLKAQSPAQNTSFSPNLTIS